From one Musa acuminata AAA Group cultivar baxijiao chromosome BXJ2-6, Cavendish_Baxijiao_AAA, whole genome shotgun sequence genomic stretch:
- the LOC135614730 gene encoding omega-hydroxypalmitate O-feruloyl transferase-like — protein sequence MEPTISRLLSRASNQMSQLSNMIAEPREKFELCVEQGEPTLVPPAEETAKGLYFLSNLDQNIAVIVRTVYCFRSQEKRNEEAAQVIKAALAKVLVHYYPLAGRLAISDEGKLIVDCTGEGVVFVKAEADCEMEAVGDITKPNPDTLGKLVYTILGANNLLEMPPLVVQVTTFRSGGFILGLAVNHCMFDGLGAMEFVNSWGETARGLPISVPPFVDRTVLESRNPPLVSFPHHEFAEIEDVSDTTALYGEEMAYRSFCFEPEKLGRVKRRALEDGALAKCTTFEALSGHVWRARTEALRLQPGQKTKLLFAVDGRSRFDPPLPKGYFGNGTMLTACLSTAGELLGRPLSFAVGLVQDAVKTVTDEYMRSAMDYFEATRARPSLTATLLITTWSRLSFHTTDFGWGVPVQSGPVTLPEKEVILFLSHGKERKRKGINVLLGLPSSVMARLQDLMEI from the exons ATGGAACCAACCATCTCTCGTCTTCTTTCTCGAGCTTCTAATCAGATGTCTCAGCTGTCGAACATG ATTGCAGAGCCGAGAGAGAAGTTTGAACTCTGTGTGGAGCAAGGGGAACCGACGCTTGTTCCGCCGGCGGAAGAGACGGCGAAGGGCCTCTACTTCCTCTCCAACCTCGACCAGAACATTGCGGTCATAGTTCGGACCGTATACTGCTTCAGGTCGCAGGAGAAGCGGAACGAGGAAGCTGCGCAAGTGATCAAGGCGGCTCTGGCGAAGGTCCTCGTTCACTACTACCCGCTCGCCGGGCGGCTGGCGATCAGCGACGAGGGGAAGCTCATCGTCGATTGCACCGGAGAAGGGGTGGTGTTCGTGAAGGCTGAAGCAGATTGCGAGATGGAGGCCGTTGGCGACATCACGAAGCCTAACCCCGACACTCTCGGCAAGCTCGTCTACACCATTCTCGGTGCCAATAACTTGCTGGAGATGCCGCCATTGGTCGTTCAG GTCACTACGTTCAGGAGCGGGGGATTCATCCTTGGGCTAGCCGTCAACCACTGCATGTTCGATGGGTTGGGAGCGATGGAGTTCGTCAACTCCTGGGGCGAAACGGCACGAGGCCTGCCGATATCGGTGCCGCCGTTCGTCGACCGCACCGTTCTCGAGTCTCGAAATCCTCCTCTCGTCAGTTTCCCCCACCACGAGTTCGCCGAGATCGAAGACGTCTCCGACACCACGGCACTGTACGGTGAAGAGATGGCGTACAGGTCCTTCTGCTTCGAGCCTGAGAAGCTCGGACGCGTGAAGAGGAGAGCTCTGGAAGACGGAGCTCTCGCCAAGTGCACGACCTTCGAGGCGCTCTCCGGCCACGTGTGGAGAGCCCGGACGGAGGCGCTGAGGCTGCAGCCGGGGCAAAAGACGAAGCTCCTGTTCGCGGTCGACGGGAGGTCCCGATTCGATCCCCCGCTGCCGAAGGGCTACTTCGGCAACGGCACCATGCTCACCGCCTGCCTGAGCACGGCAGGGGAGCTTCTGGGCCGCCCGCTCTCGTTCGCCGTCGGCCTGGTGCAGGACGCAGTCAAGACGGTGACTGATGAGTACATGAGATCGGCGATGGACTACTTCGAAGCCACGAGGGCGAGGCCTTCGTTGACGGCCACTCTTCTGATCACAACCTGGTCTCGGCTGTCCTTCCACACCACGGACTTCGGGTGGGGGGTGCCAGTGCAGTCCGGGCCTGTGACTCTACCTGAGAAGGAGGTGATCCTGTTCCTGTCCcatgggaaggagaggaagaggaagggcaTCAACGTGCTTCTCGGGCTCCCAAGCTCAGTAATGGCACGATTGCAAGATCTGATGGAGATATAA
- the LOC135585991 gene encoding ACT domain-containing protein ACR4-like isoform X5 produces MRRYPEVEMDVEDDEFAKLIRRMNPPRVVIDNDSCGDATVIRVDSVNKHGILLEVVQVLTDLDLVIRKAYISSDGSWFMDVFNVTDCDGNKLWDEEIISYIKKSLESEACLFPKLQNSVGIMPSTEDTLIEITGSDRPGLLSEICAVLATQMSHVVKAELWTHNNRVAAVLHVTHESTEGAIEDPQQLSTLKELLCNVLRGDHDPRMGTMTVSMGLTHTERRLHQMMFHDRDYERVEVKEAVGNKSRPQVTVMDCSDKDYTVVILRSKDRPKLLFDTICTLTDMQYVVFHGTASAGKEEAYQGLELELKTEDEVGSLSEITRVFRENGLTIRRAEISTEGGKEVDTFHLSETSGNPVDAKTIDSIRRQLGQTIVRVKQNPLLEAKPPPEVVSTVSFFFGNLFRASFQSFRLIRSYS; encoded by the exons ATGAGGAGGTACCCGGAGGTGGAGATGGATGTGGAAGACGATGAATTCGCCAAGCTCATTAGGAGGATGAACCCTCCGAG GGTTGTGATAGATAATGATTCTTGCGGTGATGCAACAGTTATTAGA GTGGATAGTGTCAACAAGCATGGGATTCTGCTAGAAGTTGTTCAAGTCCTCACTGATCTGGACCTTGTCATCAGAAAGGCCTATATATCTTCGGATGGAAGTTGGTTCATGGATG TATTTAATGTGACCGACTGCGATGGAAACAAACTGTGGGACGAGGAGATCATCTCCTACATTAAAAag TCCCTGGAGTCAGAGGCTTGCTTATTCCCTAAGCTTCAGAATTCAGTCGGTATAATGCCGTCAACAGAGGACACATTAATTGAGATAACAGGCTCCGACAGGCCTGGATTGCTATCCGAAATATGCGCTGTTCTTGCAACCCAGATGAGTCATGTGGTGAAAGCTGAGCTATGGACACACAACAACAGAGTTGCAGCAGTGCTTCATGTCACCCATGAGTCCACCGAGGGAGCAATCGAAGACCCCCAACAGCTCTCCACCCTCAAGGAGCTCCTCTGCAATGTTCTTAGAGGTGATCACGATCCAAGGATGGGGACGATGACCGTGTCGATGGGGCTCACCCACACAGAGAGGAGGTTGCATCAGATGATGTTCCATGACCGGGATTACGAGAGGGTTGAAGTGAAAGAAGCTGTGGGGAATAAATCTAGACCCCAAGTCACTGTGATGGACTGTTCCGACAAGGACTACACTGTGGTAATCTTGAGATCCAAGGACCGGCCCAAGCTTCTGTTTGACACCATTTGCACACTCACAGACATGCAGTATGTTGTGTTTCATGGGACTGCCAGTGCAGGAAAGGAAGAAGCTTATCAG GGTCTCGAATTGGAGCTGAAGACAGAGGACGAAGTTGGCTCTCTCTCAGAGATCACAAGGGTATTCCGAGAGAATGGCTTGACCATCAGAAGAGCAGAGATTTCGACCGAGGGAGGCAAAGAAGTAGACACCTTCCATCTTTCTGAGACATCAGGCAACCCTGTGGATGCCAAGACGATCGATTCGATACGCAGACAGCTCGGGCAGACGATAGTAAGGGTGAAGCAGAACCCTCTACTCGAAGCGAAGCCTCCTCCCGAGGTGGTCAGCACTGTCAgtttcttctttggcaacctcttcAGGGCCTCGTTTCAGAGCTTTCGACTGATCAGATCCTACTCATGA
- the LOC135585991 gene encoding ACT domain-containing protein ACR6-like isoform X1 produces the protein MRRYPEVEMDVEDDEFAKLIRRMNPPRVVIDNDSCGDATVIRVDSVNKHGILLEVVQVLTDLDLVIRKAYISSDGSWFMDVFNVTDCDGNKLWDEEIISYIKKSLESEACLFPKLQNSVGIMPSTEDTLIEITGSDRPGLLSEICAVLATQMSHVVKAELWTHNNRVAAVLHVTHESTEGAIEDPQQLSTLKELLCNVLRGDHDPRMGTMTVSMGLTHTERRLHQMMFHDRDYERVEVKEAVGNKSRPQVTVMDCSDKDYTVVILRSKDRPKLLFDTICTLTDMQYVVFHGTASAGKEEAYQEYYIRHVDGLPISSEGEQQHLIRCLEAAVERRASDGLELELKTEDEVGSLSEITRVFRENGLTIRRAEISTEGGKEVDTFHLSETSGNPVDAKTIDSIRRQLGQTIVRVKQNPLLEAKPPPEVVSTVSFFFGNLFRASFQSFRLIRSYS, from the exons ATGAGGAGGTACCCGGAGGTGGAGATGGATGTGGAAGACGATGAATTCGCCAAGCTCATTAGGAGGATGAACCCTCCGAG GGTTGTGATAGATAATGATTCTTGCGGTGATGCAACAGTTATTAGA GTGGATAGTGTCAACAAGCATGGGATTCTGCTAGAAGTTGTTCAAGTCCTCACTGATCTGGACCTTGTCATCAGAAAGGCCTATATATCTTCGGATGGAAGTTGGTTCATGGATG TATTTAATGTGACCGACTGCGATGGAAACAAACTGTGGGACGAGGAGATCATCTCCTACATTAAAAag TCCCTGGAGTCAGAGGCTTGCTTATTCCCTAAGCTTCAGAATTCAGTCGGTATAATGCCGTCAACAGAGGACACATTAATTGAGATAACAGGCTCCGACAGGCCTGGATTGCTATCCGAAATATGCGCTGTTCTTGCAACCCAGATGAGTCATGTGGTGAAAGCTGAGCTATGGACACACAACAACAGAGTTGCAGCAGTGCTTCATGTCACCCATGAGTCCACCGAGGGAGCAATCGAAGACCCCCAACAGCTCTCCACCCTCAAGGAGCTCCTCTGCAATGTTCTTAGAGGTGATCACGATCCAAGGATGGGGACGATGACCGTGTCGATGGGGCTCACCCACACAGAGAGGAGGTTGCATCAGATGATGTTCCATGACCGGGATTACGAGAGGGTTGAAGTGAAAGAAGCTGTGGGGAATAAATCTAGACCCCAAGTCACTGTGATGGACTGTTCCGACAAGGACTACACTGTGGTAATCTTGAGATCCAAGGACCGGCCCAAGCTTCTGTTTGACACCATTTGCACACTCACAGACATGCAGTATGTTGTGTTTCATGGGACTGCCAGTGCAGGAAAGGAAGAAGCTTATCAG GAATACTATATAAGACATGTAGATGGCCTCCCCATAAGCTCAGAGGGCGAGCAACAGCATCTGATTCGGTGTCTTGAGGCAGCTGTAGAGAGAAGAGCTTCAGAT GGTCTCGAATTGGAGCTGAAGACAGAGGACGAAGTTGGCTCTCTCTCAGAGATCACAAGGGTATTCCGAGAGAATGGCTTGACCATCAGAAGAGCAGAGATTTCGACCGAGGGAGGCAAAGAAGTAGACACCTTCCATCTTTCTGAGACATCAGGCAACCCTGTGGATGCCAAGACGATCGATTCGATACGCAGACAGCTCGGGCAGACGATAGTAAGGGTGAAGCAGAACCCTCTACTCGAAGCGAAGCCTCCTCCCGAGGTGGTCAGCACTGTCAgtttcttctttggcaacctcttcAGGGCCTCGTTTCAGAGCTTTCGACTGATCAGATCCTACTCATGA
- the LOC135585991 gene encoding ACT domain-containing protein ACR4-like isoform X6, producing MDVFNVTDCDGNKLWDEEIISYIKKSLESEACLFPKLQNSVGIMPSTEDTLIEITGSDRPGLLSEICAVLATQMSHVVKAELWTHNNRVAAVLHVTHESTEGAIEDPQQLSTLKELLCNVLRGDHDPRMGTMTVSMGLTHTERRLHQMMFHDRDYERVEVKEAVGNKSRPQVTVMDCSDKDYTVVILRSKDRPKLLFDTICTLTDMQYVVFHGTASAGKEEAYQEYYIRHVDGLPISSEGEQQHLIRCLEAAVERRASDGLELELKTEDEVGSLSEITRVFRENGLTIRRAEISTEGGKEVDTFHLSETSGNPVDAKTIDSIRRQLGQTIVRVKQNPLLEAKPPPEVVSTVSFFFGNLFRASFQSFRLIRSYS from the exons ATGGATG TATTTAATGTGACCGACTGCGATGGAAACAAACTGTGGGACGAGGAGATCATCTCCTACATTAAAAag TCCCTGGAGTCAGAGGCTTGCTTATTCCCTAAGCTTCAGAATTCAGTCGGTATAATGCCGTCAACAGAGGACACATTAATTGAGATAACAGGCTCCGACAGGCCTGGATTGCTATCCGAAATATGCGCTGTTCTTGCAACCCAGATGAGTCATGTGGTGAAAGCTGAGCTATGGACACACAACAACAGAGTTGCAGCAGTGCTTCATGTCACCCATGAGTCCACCGAGGGAGCAATCGAAGACCCCCAACAGCTCTCCACCCTCAAGGAGCTCCTCTGCAATGTTCTTAGAGGTGATCACGATCCAAGGATGGGGACGATGACCGTGTCGATGGGGCTCACCCACACAGAGAGGAGGTTGCATCAGATGATGTTCCATGACCGGGATTACGAGAGGGTTGAAGTGAAAGAAGCTGTGGGGAATAAATCTAGACCCCAAGTCACTGTGATGGACTGTTCCGACAAGGACTACACTGTGGTAATCTTGAGATCCAAGGACCGGCCCAAGCTTCTGTTTGACACCATTTGCACACTCACAGACATGCAGTATGTTGTGTTTCATGGGACTGCCAGTGCAGGAAAGGAAGAAGCTTATCAG GAATACTATATAAGACATGTAGATGGCCTCCCCATAAGCTCAGAGGGCGAGCAACAGCATCTGATTCGGTGTCTTGAGGCAGCTGTAGAGAGAAGAGCTTCAGAT GGTCTCGAATTGGAGCTGAAGACAGAGGACGAAGTTGGCTCTCTCTCAGAGATCACAAGGGTATTCCGAGAGAATGGCTTGACCATCAGAAGAGCAGAGATTTCGACCGAGGGAGGCAAAGAAGTAGACACCTTCCATCTTTCTGAGACATCAGGCAACCCTGTGGATGCCAAGACGATCGATTCGATACGCAGACAGCTCGGGCAGACGATAGTAAGGGTGAAGCAGAACCCTCTACTCGAAGCGAAGCCTCCTCCCGAGGTGGTCAGCACTGTCAgtttcttctttggcaacctcttcAGGGCCTCGTTTCAGAGCTTTCGACTGATCAGATCCTACTCATGA
- the LOC135585991 gene encoding ACT domain-containing protein ACR4-like isoform X3 — MSLALFALMVVIDNDSCGDATVIRVDSVNKHGILLEVVQVLTDLDLVIRKAYISSDGSWFMDVFNVTDCDGNKLWDEEIISYIKKSLESEACLFPKLQNSVGIMPSTEDTLIEITGSDRPGLLSEICAVLATQMSHVVKAELWTHNNRVAAVLHVTHESTEGAIEDPQQLSTLKELLCNVLRGDHDPRMGTMTVSMGLTHTERRLHQMMFHDRDYERVEVKEAVGNKSRPQVTVMDCSDKDYTVVILRSKDRPKLLFDTICTLTDMQYVVFHGTASAGKEEAYQEYYIRHVDGLPISSEGEQQHLIRCLEAAVERRASDGLELELKTEDEVGSLSEITRVFRENGLTIRRAEISTEGGKEVDTFHLSETSGNPVDAKTIDSIRRQLGQTIVRVKQNPLLEAKPPPEVVSTVSFFFGNLFRASFQSFRLIRSYS, encoded by the exons ATGAGTTTAGCACTCTTTGCTTTGAT GGTTGTGATAGATAATGATTCTTGCGGTGATGCAACAGTTATTAGA GTGGATAGTGTCAACAAGCATGGGATTCTGCTAGAAGTTGTTCAAGTCCTCACTGATCTGGACCTTGTCATCAGAAAGGCCTATATATCTTCGGATGGAAGTTGGTTCATGGATG TATTTAATGTGACCGACTGCGATGGAAACAAACTGTGGGACGAGGAGATCATCTCCTACATTAAAAag TCCCTGGAGTCAGAGGCTTGCTTATTCCCTAAGCTTCAGAATTCAGTCGGTATAATGCCGTCAACAGAGGACACATTAATTGAGATAACAGGCTCCGACAGGCCTGGATTGCTATCCGAAATATGCGCTGTTCTTGCAACCCAGATGAGTCATGTGGTGAAAGCTGAGCTATGGACACACAACAACAGAGTTGCAGCAGTGCTTCATGTCACCCATGAGTCCACCGAGGGAGCAATCGAAGACCCCCAACAGCTCTCCACCCTCAAGGAGCTCCTCTGCAATGTTCTTAGAGGTGATCACGATCCAAGGATGGGGACGATGACCGTGTCGATGGGGCTCACCCACACAGAGAGGAGGTTGCATCAGATGATGTTCCATGACCGGGATTACGAGAGGGTTGAAGTGAAAGAAGCTGTGGGGAATAAATCTAGACCCCAAGTCACTGTGATGGACTGTTCCGACAAGGACTACACTGTGGTAATCTTGAGATCCAAGGACCGGCCCAAGCTTCTGTTTGACACCATTTGCACACTCACAGACATGCAGTATGTTGTGTTTCATGGGACTGCCAGTGCAGGAAAGGAAGAAGCTTATCAG GAATACTATATAAGACATGTAGATGGCCTCCCCATAAGCTCAGAGGGCGAGCAACAGCATCTGATTCGGTGTCTTGAGGCAGCTGTAGAGAGAAGAGCTTCAGAT GGTCTCGAATTGGAGCTGAAGACAGAGGACGAAGTTGGCTCTCTCTCAGAGATCACAAGGGTATTCCGAGAGAATGGCTTGACCATCAGAAGAGCAGAGATTTCGACCGAGGGAGGCAAAGAAGTAGACACCTTCCATCTTTCTGAGACATCAGGCAACCCTGTGGATGCCAAGACGATCGATTCGATACGCAGACAGCTCGGGCAGACGATAGTAAGGGTGAAGCAGAACCCTCTACTCGAAGCGAAGCCTCCTCCCGAGGTGGTCAGCACTGTCAgtttcttctttggcaacctcttcAGGGCCTCGTTTCAGAGCTTTCGACTGATCAGATCCTACTCATGA
- the LOC135585991 gene encoding ACT domain-containing protein ACR4-like isoform X2: protein MVFHFCFVYGEMIGVVIDNDSCGDATVIRVDSVNKHGILLEVVQVLTDLDLVIRKAYISSDGSWFMDVFNVTDCDGNKLWDEEIISYIKKSLESEACLFPKLQNSVGIMPSTEDTLIEITGSDRPGLLSEICAVLATQMSHVVKAELWTHNNRVAAVLHVTHESTEGAIEDPQQLSTLKELLCNVLRGDHDPRMGTMTVSMGLTHTERRLHQMMFHDRDYERVEVKEAVGNKSRPQVTVMDCSDKDYTVVILRSKDRPKLLFDTICTLTDMQYVVFHGTASAGKEEAYQEYYIRHVDGLPISSEGEQQHLIRCLEAAVERRASDGLELELKTEDEVGSLSEITRVFRENGLTIRRAEISTEGGKEVDTFHLSETSGNPVDAKTIDSIRRQLGQTIVRVKQNPLLEAKPPPEVVSTVSFFFGNLFRASFQSFRLIRSYS, encoded by the exons ATGGTTTTTCATTTCTGCTTTGTTTATGGGGAGATGATTGG GGTTGTGATAGATAATGATTCTTGCGGTGATGCAACAGTTATTAGA GTGGATAGTGTCAACAAGCATGGGATTCTGCTAGAAGTTGTTCAAGTCCTCACTGATCTGGACCTTGTCATCAGAAAGGCCTATATATCTTCGGATGGAAGTTGGTTCATGGATG TATTTAATGTGACCGACTGCGATGGAAACAAACTGTGGGACGAGGAGATCATCTCCTACATTAAAAag TCCCTGGAGTCAGAGGCTTGCTTATTCCCTAAGCTTCAGAATTCAGTCGGTATAATGCCGTCAACAGAGGACACATTAATTGAGATAACAGGCTCCGACAGGCCTGGATTGCTATCCGAAATATGCGCTGTTCTTGCAACCCAGATGAGTCATGTGGTGAAAGCTGAGCTATGGACACACAACAACAGAGTTGCAGCAGTGCTTCATGTCACCCATGAGTCCACCGAGGGAGCAATCGAAGACCCCCAACAGCTCTCCACCCTCAAGGAGCTCCTCTGCAATGTTCTTAGAGGTGATCACGATCCAAGGATGGGGACGATGACCGTGTCGATGGGGCTCACCCACACAGAGAGGAGGTTGCATCAGATGATGTTCCATGACCGGGATTACGAGAGGGTTGAAGTGAAAGAAGCTGTGGGGAATAAATCTAGACCCCAAGTCACTGTGATGGACTGTTCCGACAAGGACTACACTGTGGTAATCTTGAGATCCAAGGACCGGCCCAAGCTTCTGTTTGACACCATTTGCACACTCACAGACATGCAGTATGTTGTGTTTCATGGGACTGCCAGTGCAGGAAAGGAAGAAGCTTATCAG GAATACTATATAAGACATGTAGATGGCCTCCCCATAAGCTCAGAGGGCGAGCAACAGCATCTGATTCGGTGTCTTGAGGCAGCTGTAGAGAGAAGAGCTTCAGAT GGTCTCGAATTGGAGCTGAAGACAGAGGACGAAGTTGGCTCTCTCTCAGAGATCACAAGGGTATTCCGAGAGAATGGCTTGACCATCAGAAGAGCAGAGATTTCGACCGAGGGAGGCAAAGAAGTAGACACCTTCCATCTTTCTGAGACATCAGGCAACCCTGTGGATGCCAAGACGATCGATTCGATACGCAGACAGCTCGGGCAGACGATAGTAAGGGTGAAGCAGAACCCTCTACTCGAAGCGAAGCCTCCTCCCGAGGTGGTCAGCACTGTCAgtttcttctttggcaacctcttcAGGGCCTCGTTTCAGAGCTTTCGACTGATCAGATCCTACTCATGA
- the LOC135585991 gene encoding ACT domain-containing protein ACR4-like isoform X4 → MVVIDNDSCGDATVIRVDSVNKHGILLEVVQVLTDLDLVIRKAYISSDGSWFMDVFNVTDCDGNKLWDEEIISYIKKSLESEACLFPKLQNSVGIMPSTEDTLIEITGSDRPGLLSEICAVLATQMSHVVKAELWTHNNRVAAVLHVTHESTEGAIEDPQQLSTLKELLCNVLRGDHDPRMGTMTVSMGLTHTERRLHQMMFHDRDYERVEVKEAVGNKSRPQVTVMDCSDKDYTVVILRSKDRPKLLFDTICTLTDMQYVVFHGTASAGKEEAYQEYYIRHVDGLPISSEGEQQHLIRCLEAAVERRASDGLELELKTEDEVGSLSEITRVFRENGLTIRRAEISTEGGKEVDTFHLSETSGNPVDAKTIDSIRRQLGQTIVRVKQNPLLEAKPPPEVVSTVSFFFGNLFRASFQSFRLIRSYS, encoded by the exons AT GGTTGTGATAGATAATGATTCTTGCGGTGATGCAACAGTTATTAGA GTGGATAGTGTCAACAAGCATGGGATTCTGCTAGAAGTTGTTCAAGTCCTCACTGATCTGGACCTTGTCATCAGAAAGGCCTATATATCTTCGGATGGAAGTTGGTTCATGGATG TATTTAATGTGACCGACTGCGATGGAAACAAACTGTGGGACGAGGAGATCATCTCCTACATTAAAAag TCCCTGGAGTCAGAGGCTTGCTTATTCCCTAAGCTTCAGAATTCAGTCGGTATAATGCCGTCAACAGAGGACACATTAATTGAGATAACAGGCTCCGACAGGCCTGGATTGCTATCCGAAATATGCGCTGTTCTTGCAACCCAGATGAGTCATGTGGTGAAAGCTGAGCTATGGACACACAACAACAGAGTTGCAGCAGTGCTTCATGTCACCCATGAGTCCACCGAGGGAGCAATCGAAGACCCCCAACAGCTCTCCACCCTCAAGGAGCTCCTCTGCAATGTTCTTAGAGGTGATCACGATCCAAGGATGGGGACGATGACCGTGTCGATGGGGCTCACCCACACAGAGAGGAGGTTGCATCAGATGATGTTCCATGACCGGGATTACGAGAGGGTTGAAGTGAAAGAAGCTGTGGGGAATAAATCTAGACCCCAAGTCACTGTGATGGACTGTTCCGACAAGGACTACACTGTGGTAATCTTGAGATCCAAGGACCGGCCCAAGCTTCTGTTTGACACCATTTGCACACTCACAGACATGCAGTATGTTGTGTTTCATGGGACTGCCAGTGCAGGAAAGGAAGAAGCTTATCAG GAATACTATATAAGACATGTAGATGGCCTCCCCATAAGCTCAGAGGGCGAGCAACAGCATCTGATTCGGTGTCTTGAGGCAGCTGTAGAGAGAAGAGCTTCAGAT GGTCTCGAATTGGAGCTGAAGACAGAGGACGAAGTTGGCTCTCTCTCAGAGATCACAAGGGTATTCCGAGAGAATGGCTTGACCATCAGAAGAGCAGAGATTTCGACCGAGGGAGGCAAAGAAGTAGACACCTTCCATCTTTCTGAGACATCAGGCAACCCTGTGGATGCCAAGACGATCGATTCGATACGCAGACAGCTCGGGCAGACGATAGTAAGGGTGAAGCAGAACCCTCTACTCGAAGCGAAGCCTCCTCCCGAGGTGGTCAGCACTGTCAgtttcttctttggcaacctcttcAGGGCCTCGTTTCAGAGCTTTCGACTGATCAGATCCTACTCATGA